Proteins co-encoded in one Pseudomonadota bacterium genomic window:
- a CDS encoding cytochrome c3 family protein, which translates to MGGNTKFYWVVWGLLSVMLAGGLAWALSGPARSVFLIGQTTHGHYQIELACESCHVDTFGGMESIQQACVDCHGAELAAADDSHPRKKFTDPRNADKAEILDARYCVTCHTEHRPEQTHAMGVTLPDDYCVICHAEVGEERPTHQGLEFTTCTSSGCHNFHDNTALYEDFLARHLKEPAILEAPFAPVPAVFEVNSAVRLTSDQADSPPTHKDPEIVERWAATGHAAQGINCSDCHQPDEATPWNASPGYQVCGDCHEFEQAGFLAGKHGMRLAAGLSALQPGMARQPMRLDSLDRELGCQSCHGAHDFDTRQAAVESCESCHDDQHTRNFRSSKHFELWQAEQDGRVAAGAGVSCATCHMPREVYREQGVERVRANHHQSHNLRPNEKMLRDVCMDCHGLGFAIDALADPSLIARNFNGQPSRVVESMTWVAERLESADSRERSE; encoded by the coding sequence GTGGGTGGGAATACGAAGTTCTATTGGGTCGTCTGGGGGCTGCTGAGCGTGATGCTCGCGGGCGGTTTGGCTTGGGCGTTGAGTGGACCTGCCCGCTCGGTTTTTCTGATCGGACAGACCACCCATGGCCACTACCAGATCGAGTTGGCTTGTGAGAGCTGTCACGTCGATACCTTTGGCGGGATGGAGTCCATTCAGCAGGCATGTGTGGACTGTCACGGAGCGGAGTTGGCGGCTGCCGATGACAGTCATCCGCGAAAGAAATTCACCGATCCGCGTAACGCCGATAAGGCGGAAATTTTGGACGCGCGTTATTGCGTGACCTGCCACACGGAGCACCGTCCCGAACAGACCCATGCGATGGGGGTCACTTTGCCGGATGACTATTGTGTGATTTGCCATGCCGAAGTTGGAGAGGAACGTCCCACCCATCAAGGGTTGGAGTTCACCACGTGCACGAGCTCCGGCTGTCATAACTTTCACGACAACACAGCGCTTTATGAGGACTTTCTCGCGCGCCATTTGAAAGAGCCTGCGATTCTCGAGGCGCCCTTCGCACCGGTGCCAGCGGTTTTCGAAGTGAATTCCGCGGTCCGATTGACGTCGGATCAAGCGGACAGTCCGCCGACTCACAAGGATCCCGAGATCGTCGAGCGGTGGGCGGCTACAGGCCACGCGGCTCAAGGCATCAATTGCAGTGACTGCCATCAGCCCGACGAGGCAACGCCGTGGAATGCCTCGCCCGGCTATCAGGTCTGCGGGGATTGCCATGAGTTCGAGCAAGCGGGGTTTCTCGCCGGAAAACACGGCATGCGTTTAGCGGCCGGGTTGTCTGCGCTCCAACCGGGTATGGCGCGGCAACCCATGCGTCTGGATTCACTGGACCGAGAGTTAGGTTGCCAGAGTTGTCATGGCGCCCACGATTTCGATACGCGCCAGGCCGCAGTCGAATCATGTGAGTCCTGCCATGACGACCAGCACACGCGCAACTTTCGCTCGTCAAAGCACTTTGAGCTTTGGCAGGCCGAGCAAGATGGGCGTGTTGCCGCAGGGGCGGGTGTGAGCTGCGCGACCTGCCATATGCCGCGGGAGGTATATCGCGAGCAGGGAGTCGAGCGCGTCCGAGCCAATCATCATCAAAGTCACAATCTGCGACCTAACGAGAAAATGCTTCGCGACGTGTGCATGGATTGTCACGGGCTTGGTTTCGCCATCGACGCGCTCGCCGACCCGTCGTTGATTGCTCGTAATTTCAATGGTCAACCCAGTCGCGTCGTCGAGAGCATGACCTGGGTGGCGGAGCGTCTTGAGTCCGCCGACAGCCGGGAGCGCTCGGAATGA